In a single window of the Silurus meridionalis isolate SWU-2019-XX chromosome 8, ASM1480568v1, whole genome shotgun sequence genome:
- the LOC124389741 gene encoding little elongation complex subunit 1-like: MQSHSHRVQNEGIRKVLLLAQKMFALGYGASWRPLQSHHQHTEGSSESLTFQKSSWYGDDLCPAAWDYVFSLDLLCAQLGWIWTVFHVIRKSVWLILNTWLKQTQTEETKFRNVSVAAIFRLLGRLGQQGLRENVVASVEDLTKSVAEFGRQKDLPWVVQLAVVYATHDLAPSNPKVALNALETWKKDLTEPVPPAVTKCLKQISFLCLHIKTKNCITINN; the protein is encoded by the exons ATGCAGAGCCATTCACATCGTGTGCAAAATGAAGGCATACGGAAAGTTTTATTACTTGCTCAAAAAATGTTTGCACTGGGATATG GAGCCTCCTGGAGACCCCTACAGAGccatcaccagcacactgaaGGCTCTTCTGAAAGTCTGACATTCCAGAAGAGTAGTTGGTATGGTGATGATCTCTGTCCTGCTGCCTGGGACTACGTATTCAGCCTGGACCTTCtctgtgcacaactgggctggattTGGACCGTCTTTCATGTTATACG aaaaagTGTTTGGCTCATTTTGAATACTtggctgaaacaaacacaaacagaggaaacaaagttcagaaacgtctctgtagcagcaattttcaggctacttg GGCGACTTGGCCAACAAGGCCTTAGGGAGAACGTGGTAGCATCAGTTGAGGATCTAACAAAAAGCGTAGCTGAGTTCGGGAGACAAAAAG atttgccgtgGGTGGTGCAGCTCGCAGTGGTTTATGCTACTcatgatctggcacccagcaacccCAAAGTCGCTCTGAACGCTTTGGAGACGTGGAAAAAAGACCTCACAGAGCCCGTTCCTccagccgtcaccaagtgcctAAAGCAGATCAGCTTTCTCTGTTTgcacataaagacaaaaaactgtattacaataaataattaa